ATGGCAAGCCCGGGCTGGACAACAACTCCGCTGATGGCGCGCATGTCTTTTCAGTCCTCTCCAAAGCCGCTGTTGATGAGGGTTTCGATCTCTTCCAAAAGGTATTCCTCGTCCACTCCGTCGGCGATCAGGTTCAGCACGGAGCCACATTCCGCGGCCAGCATCATCACACCCATGATGCTTTTCCCGTTCACCCGCATGTTGTCTTTCTCAATGTAAAAATCGCTGATGTATTTGGTGGCGGCGCGCACAATCAGGGTTGAGGGCCGGGCATGGAGGCCGAGAGGGTTTGTTACTTTAATCCTTATCTGACGCATTAAGGGTTGAACTGCTTGGTTTCACAAAGCTTTGCTTGCGAATCTCGTCGTGCACCTGGCGGTTGAAATCCTCAGCGGCATCATAACCCACACCTTTTAGGATCATGTTCATGGCCGCCACTTCCAC
This DNA window, taken from Candidatus Cloacimonadota bacterium, encodes the following:
- a CDS encoding HPr family phosphocarrier protein, with product MRQIRIKVTNPLGLHARPSTLIVRAATKYISDFYIEKDNMRVNGKSIMGVMMLAAECGSVLNLIADGVDEEYLLEEIETLINSGFGED